From a region of the uncultured Desulfatiglans sp. genome:
- a CDS encoding hypothetical protein (Evidence 5 : Unknown function) encodes MTCGLGTIWIPSGSEESLRSLRVLSPTPAGRVPVSSHPSGAQSHRFAAGPGFFTRCAATMTSFNPDGGSE; translated from the coding sequence GTGACCTGCGGTCTGGGAACGATTTGGATTCCATCCGGGAGCGAGGAATCTCTTCGCTCGCTGCGCGTGCTCAGTCCCACCCCTGCGGGGCGGGTCCCGGTTTCTTCACACCCTTCGGGTGCTCAGTCCCACCGCTTTGCGGCGGGTCCCGGTTTCTTCACACGCTGCGCGGCGACGATGACATCCTTCAACCCGGATGGCGGCTCCGAATAA
- a CDS encoding hypothetical protein (Evidence 5 : Unknown function) yields the protein MAAPNKLGPQKLAKQARRRSGADGLSDLGKPLATRAGIGEAARDPAGAAPAGRDTGGISGSRKKC from the coding sequence ATGGCGGCTCCGAATAAATTGGGTCCGCAAAAACTTGCGAAACAGGCCCGGCGGCGTTCCGGGGCGGATGGTCTCAGCGACCTTGGAAAGCCCTTGGCAACAAGGGCGGGTATCGGTGAAGCCGCCCGGGATCCAGCGGGTGCCGCACCTGCGGGCCGGGATACGGGGGGCATTTCAGGGAGCAGGAAGAAATGTTGA
- the cysC gene encoding Adenylyl-sulfate kinase: MGEGTIGEKNNVTWFKGLVSREDRERLHRHRGAVVWFTGLSASGKSTIAHRLEQVLHRMGCSTYVFDGDNVRHGLCADLGFSGDDRSENIRRIGEMVRLFVDAGIIAVTAFISPFRSDRDRVRALVDPGRFFEVFVDCPLEVCAGRDPKGIYVKAREGKIRNFTGISSPYEAPEAPELVVRSDRQTSEEAALSVVKLLEEAGILSTPADGVPGCPCSSSFPPAR; the protein is encoded by the coding sequence ATGGGAGAAGGCACGATCGGCGAGAAGAACAATGTCACCTGGTTCAAAGGACTGGTCAGCCGGGAAGATCGGGAGCGGCTGCATCGGCACCGCGGTGCGGTGGTCTGGTTCACGGGGCTTTCAGCCTCGGGCAAATCGACGATTGCGCATCGCCTCGAACAGGTCCTGCACCGCATGGGGTGTTCGACCTATGTGTTCGACGGGGACAACGTCCGCCACGGCCTGTGCGCCGACCTCGGTTTTTCCGGGGACGATCGGAGTGAGAACATCCGCCGCATCGGCGAGATGGTGCGGCTCTTCGTAGATGCGGGGATTATCGCCGTAACGGCCTTCATCTCACCCTTCCGGTCGGATCGGGACCGGGTGCGGGCGCTGGTCGACCCGGGCCGGTTTTTCGAGGTCTTCGTCGACTGTCCGCTGGAGGTCTGCGCCGGGCGCGACCCGAAAGGGATCTACGTCAAGGCCAGGGAAGGGAAGATACGGAATTTCACCGGGATCTCGTCGCCCTATGAAGCGCCGGAGGCCCCCGAGCTAGTGGTTCGTTCGGACCGGCAGACGTCGGAGGAGGCGGCCCTGAGCGTCGTCAAACTCCTCGAGGAAGCGGGCATCCTCAGTACCCCAGCCGACGGAGTGCCCGGGTGTCCTTGTTCCAGTTCTTTTCCACCCGCACGCTGA
- the era gene encoding GTPase Era — protein sequence MSFLSGFVAIAGPPNVGKSTLLNRILGRKFSIVSPKPQTTRNRITAVLNGEDFQVAFIDTPGIHKTRTALHRSLVESAMAALQEVDLVLLLIDAGRPNDPEIPPIIRRLHASRKPAILVINKMDLGPPERALPVIEQFRSAYPFEAFLPVSALRGDGVEALIGQIKAHLVQGPQFFPPDISTDQTEAFFIAEIIREKIFLRTRGDIPYACAVTVDRIEERERGDLLEIDARIHVETENQKGILIGKQGKMIQSIGRAARLELEKRFGIRVFLSLSVRVEKNWNKDTRALRRLGY from the coding sequence ATGAGTTTCCTCTCGGGATTCGTCGCCATCGCCGGTCCGCCGAACGTCGGGAAGTCCACCCTCCTGAACCGCATCCTCGGCCGGAAGTTCTCCATCGTCTCCCCCAAACCCCAGACCACCCGGAACCGGATCACAGCCGTCTTGAACGGCGAAGATTTTCAGGTCGCTTTCATCGACACGCCCGGCATCCACAAGACGAGGACCGCCCTGCACCGCAGCCTGGTGGAATCGGCCATGGCGGCCCTTCAGGAGGTCGACCTGGTGCTCCTCCTGATCGACGCGGGCCGGCCCAACGACCCCGAGATCCCGCCGATCATCCGCCGGCTGCACGCCTCCCGCAAACCGGCGATCCTCGTCATCAACAAGATGGATCTCGGGCCTCCGGAGCGCGCCCTTCCCGTCATCGAACAGTTCCGTTCGGCCTACCCTTTCGAGGCCTTCCTCCCGGTCTCGGCCCTGCGGGGGGACGGGGTGGAAGCGCTCATCGGGCAGATCAAGGCCCATTTGGTGCAGGGGCCCCAGTTCTTCCCCCCGGACATCTCGACCGACCAGACCGAGGCCTTCTTCATCGCCGAGATCATCAGGGAAAAGATATTTCTGCGCACGCGCGGAGACATTCCTTACGCCTGCGCGGTGACCGTCGACCGGATCGAGGAGAGGGAGAGGGGGGATCTTCTGGAGATCGACGCCCGGATTCATGTCGAGACCGAGAATCAGAAGGGCATCCTGATCGGCAAGCAGGGAAAAATGATTCAGTCGATCGGGCGCGCAGCGAGGCTGGAACTGGAGAAGCGCTTCGGGATCCGGGTCTTTCTATCCCTCAGCGTGCGGGTGGAAAAGAACTGGAACAAGGACACCCGGGCACTCCGTCGGCTGGGGTACTGA
- a CDS encoding conserved hypothetical protein (Evidence 4 : Unknown function but conserved in other organisms), protein MSRSGLRPFIVPVFLPHQGCPHRCIFCDQHRITGHDEHPLRGAEVGRILEQALGSRAPAGAEVAFYGGTFTRLPIERMEELLSAVQPFRGKGAVTRIRVSTRPDALDPARLETLRRFGVTTVELGAQSMDPEVLRLAGRGHGPEATRGAVAALRGMGFKVGIQLMPGLPGDTAGTFQSTVQAVIELHPDMVRLYPAVVIEGTVMAEWYKAGRYRPLSVEEAAVQCAEACRRLEGSGIPVIRIGLLPSPDLRESGRILAGPWHPSFGSIVRATVYRESLRHQLLQVPSGRTVQLMAPQKDIPLLRGHRNQGLAWFEAMTGSRVAAVLPDNSLPPGRIRVVEA, encoded by the coding sequence GTGTCTCGATCCGGCCTGAGACCCTTCATCGTCCCCGTTTTTCTGCCCCATCAAGGCTGTCCGCACCGCTGCATCTTCTGCGACCAGCACCGCATCACCGGCCATGACGAACACCCGCTGCGGGGGGCGGAGGTCGGGCGGATCCTGGAACAGGCGCTGGGCTCGCGGGCACCCGCCGGCGCAGAGGTCGCCTTTTACGGCGGGACCTTTACGCGGCTGCCGATCGAGCGGATGGAGGAACTCCTGTCGGCGGTCCAACCGTTCAGGGGAAAAGGCGCCGTCACCCGCATCCGCGTCTCGACCCGCCCCGACGCCCTGGATCCCGCGCGTCTGGAAACACTGCGCCGCTTCGGGGTCACGACCGTCGAACTCGGCGCCCAGTCGATGGACCCGGAGGTCCTCCGTCTCGCCGGCAGAGGACACGGCCCCGAAGCCACCCGCGGCGCGGTCGCCGCTCTGCGCGGCATGGGGTTCAAGGTGGGGATCCAGCTGATGCCGGGCCTCCCCGGGGACACCGCAGGGACCTTCCAATCCACCGTCCAGGCCGTCATCGAACTTCATCCCGACATGGTCCGGCTCTACCCTGCGGTCGTGATCGAAGGCACCGTCATGGCGGAATGGTACAAGGCGGGCCGCTACCGCCCCCTGTCCGTGGAAGAGGCCGCAGTCCAATGCGCCGAAGCCTGCCGGCGCCTCGAAGGAAGCGGCATTCCCGTCATCCGGATCGGTCTGCTGCCCTCGCCGGACCTGCGCGAATCGGGGCGGATCCTGGCCGGCCCCTGGCACCCGTCGTTCGGCTCCATCGTGAGGGCAACCGTCTATCGCGAGAGCCTCCGGCACCAACTCCTCCAGGTCCCTTCGGGCCGCACCGTTCAGCTCATGGCCCCGCAAAAGGACATCCCGCTCCTTCGCGGACACCGGAATCAGGGCCTTGCCTGGTTCGAAGCGATGACCGGCAGCCGGGTCGCAGCCGTCCTGCCGGACAACAGTCTTCCGCCGGGGCGCATCCGGGTGGTCGAGGCATGA
- the rnc gene encoding RNase III (Evidence 2a : Function from experimental evidences in other organisms; PubMedId : 11734205, 2540151, 3097637, 3895158, 3903434; Product type e : enzyme) yields the protein MRKRYRIKPLDTRSRQGDRLIQAGRRVSAAPLAAGKNPLQNEIVNLTELGRRLGHRFKRKELLFQALCHASYINEQAASELADNERLEFLGDAVLDLAISDLLMQRFQEATEGDLSKYRAMIVDESGLCEIAQRLGLGDYILLGKGEAQSDGRAKPSILANTVEAIVGAVFLDAGFEKARKVIDTLFAPLIDKVQSRDRVHDYKSLLQEYTQKAFRALPQYRLIEETGPPHDKTFKIALWLSGTMLAEGCGKSKKEAEQQAAREAFRCLDPA from the coding sequence ATGCGCAAGCGTTATAGAATCAAACCACTCGACACACGATCAAGGCAGGGGGACCGGCTCATTCAGGCCGGAAGGCGGGTCTCCGCCGCCCCGTTGGCAGCAGGTAAGAATCCATTGCAAAACGAAATCGTCAATCTCACCGAACTCGGACGAAGGCTGGGTCACCGGTTCAAGAGGAAAGAACTCCTGTTCCAGGCCCTTTGCCACGCCTCTTACATCAACGAGCAGGCCGCTTCGGAACTGGCGGACAACGAGCGCCTCGAGTTCCTGGGCGACGCCGTTCTCGATCTCGCCATCAGCGACCTCCTGATGCAGCGTTTTCAGGAAGCGACAGAAGGGGACCTGTCCAAATACCGGGCCATGATCGTCGACGAGTCAGGGCTGTGTGAAATCGCTCAACGGCTCGGACTCGGCGACTATATCCTCCTCGGCAAAGGGGAAGCCCAAAGCGACGGGCGCGCCAAACCGTCCATCCTCGCCAACACCGTCGAGGCGATCGTGGGCGCCGTCTTTCTCGACGCCGGCTTCGAAAAGGCCAGAAAGGTGATCGACACGCTCTTCGCGCCTCTGATCGACAAGGTCCAGAGCCGGGACCGGGTCCACGATTACAAAAGCCTTCTGCAGGAATACACCCAGAAGGCCTTCCGTGCGCTTCCCCAGTACCGTCTGATCGAGGAGACCGGCCCCCCGCACGACAAGACCTTCAAAATCGCTTTATGGCTGAGTGGCACCATGTTAGCCGAGGGGTGCGGCAAAAGCAAGAAAGAGGCGGAGCAGCAGGCCGCCAGGGAGGCCTTCCGGTGTCTCGATCCGGCCTGA
- a CDS encoding hypothetical protein (Evidence 5 : Unknown function), whose protein sequence is MRTVSRRGRFGKYGETKRLERLRRSRLSRRMAGAGGRAFPSASGRAIGAGRKSAAPFVRSSLESDAPFIEALSRRVFTRYGGTYGEILSAWFGHRFGITLVAILGRSRAGFVMMGPVDENGRLPCTVEILAIAVEPRFQGMGVGRRLLSEALKKARIGGARSVVVHTAEENLAALKLFESFGLVPLGLKESFYPEGQNAYLMIRSIEG, encoded by the coding sequence TTGCGGACGGTGAGTCGCAGGGGGCGCTTCGGAAAATACGGCGAGACGAAACGCCTGGAGCGGCTGCGCCGCAGCCGTTTGTCCAGGCGGATGGCCGGGGCCGGCGGAAGGGCTTTCCCGTCCGCGTCGGGCCGGGCCATCGGGGCCGGGCGGAAATCCGCGGCACCCTTCGTCCGTTCCTCCCTGGAGTCGGACGCCCCCTTCATCGAGGCCTTGAGCCGCCGCGTATTCACGCGGTATGGGGGGACCTACGGAGAGATTCTCTCAGCGTGGTTCGGACATCGGTTCGGCATAACGCTCGTGGCCATACTGGGCCGCTCCCGGGCCGGTTTTGTCATGATGGGTCCGGTCGATGAGAACGGCCGGCTCCCTTGCACCGTCGAGATTCTGGCGATTGCGGTGGAGCCCCGGTTCCAGGGCATGGGGGTCGGACGCAGGCTCTTGTCCGAGGCCTTGAAGAAGGCGCGGATAGGGGGCGCCCGGAGCGTAGTGGTGCACACCGCCGAAGAAAATTTAGCGGCCTTGAAGCTGTTCGAATCCTTCGGCCTCGTGCCGCTGGGGTTGAAGGAAAGCTTTTACCCGGAGGGGCAGAACGCCTATCTCATGATTCGGTCGATCGAGGGGTGA
- a CDS encoding Metallo-beta-lactamase domain protein yields the protein MKAVCEGVYFIPGRDEMIPDAHMYVIGGPDAEDLTLVDAGLVGKGAYKLDAIRRLGLDPAKVKRIILTHTHLDHIGCLRELLDALGEVELWIHRAEAEPLEQGDPRTVYGMDMFRNMCEMQYGLTPKALTFKVDRKLEDGEVVELAGMDWEILHIPGHSAGSIGLYNRSGRILISGDVVYADYAIGRFDLHGASGPQLRESLLRLAELEVDVLLPGHNQIMKRVPPGYIADTARQWAPYLS from the coding sequence ATGAAAGCAGTGTGCGAGGGAGTCTATTTTATACCCGGGCGTGACGAGATGATCCCGGACGCTCATATGTACGTCATCGGCGGGCCGGACGCCGAAGACCTGACGCTGGTCGACGCCGGTTTGGTCGGAAAAGGGGCCTACAAGCTGGATGCGATCCGGCGGCTGGGTCTGGATCCGGCCAAGGTGAAGCGGATCATTCTGACCCACACCCATCTCGATCACATCGGTTGTCTGCGCGAGCTGCTCGACGCCCTGGGGGAGGTCGAGTTGTGGATCCACCGGGCGGAGGCCGAGCCCCTGGAGCAGGGGGACCCCAGGACCGTCTACGGGATGGATATGTTCCGGAACATGTGCGAGATGCAATACGGCCTGACGCCGAAGGCCCTCACCTTCAAGGTGGACCGCAAACTCGAGGACGGGGAGGTGGTTGAACTCGCAGGGATGGATTGGGAGATCCTGCACATCCCGGGGCATTCGGCCGGCTCCATCGGACTTTACAACCGCTCCGGCAGGATCCTGATCTCCGGGGACGTCGTGTACGCCGATTACGCCATCGGCCGCTTCGATCTTCACGGCGCGAGCGGGCCGCAGCTCAGGGAGTCGCTGCTGCGGCTGGCGGAACTCGAGGTCGATGTGCTGCTGCCCGGGCACAACCAGATCATGAAAAGGGTCCCCCCTGGTTATATCGCCGATACGGCCCGCCAGTGGGCGCCCTATCTCTCCTGA
- a CDS encoding FAD binding domain protein translates to MESFLQSGKWVTDPDIVEGYRHDALGMQGGFEALFRPEDTADIQECLRMISDRGGSVTCQGLRSSLTGASMAPGGVALSLERFNRILDIDRVRRRALVEPGVVLAELKAAAAADGLFYPPDPTSAAECTLGGNVATNASGSRSLKYGATIEWVRALQVVDGSGRVITARTAEGGKICAGYGAFYDPARLFVGSEGTLGVVTRIEVALTELPEAFMLVLVFFPDMSSALDFVIRAREDPACDPRSLEFLDEGCLEIIRGRAEGLDIPTSARVIVYFEQEYGAEDGYEALLDAWSRLIEQHTPLAGDTRIALTDQQKDHIMALRHFVPESMNALSIQAVRTGGCKISTDWAVPYRRLPELFAFFEEVRARLGSMPVVRFAHIGEGHPHFNFIARDPEEKRRAEEVDLLMARRAVALGGTITGEHGVGKMKREHLALQYPPAVITAMKAIKRSFDPKGILAPGNIFPADEGP, encoded by the coding sequence TTGGAATCCTTCTTACAGTCAGGCAAGTGGGTGACCGACCCCGACATCGTCGAGGGTTACCGCCATGATGCCCTGGGGATGCAGGGCGGTTTCGAGGCGCTTTTCAGACCGGAAGACACCGCCGACATCCAGGAATGCCTGCGGATGATCTCGGACAGGGGAGGGTCCGTCACCTGCCAGGGTCTGCGCTCCTCGCTCACCGGGGCCTCGATGGCGCCGGGGGGCGTCGCCCTGTCGCTCGAGCGGTTCAACCGGATCCTGGATATCGATCGGGTCCGGCGGCGCGCCCTAGTCGAGCCGGGGGTGGTCCTGGCCGAGTTGAAGGCGGCGGCCGCCGCGGACGGTCTTTTCTATCCACCGGACCCGACCAGCGCGGCCGAGTGCACCCTGGGCGGAAACGTGGCCACCAACGCATCGGGCTCCCGTTCCCTCAAATACGGGGCCACGATCGAATGGGTCAGGGCGCTGCAGGTGGTGGACGGATCGGGGCGTGTGATCACGGCGCGCACCGCCGAAGGCGGCAAGATCTGTGCCGGTTACGGCGCGTTTTACGATCCGGCGCGCCTCTTTGTCGGATCGGAGGGTACGCTCGGGGTCGTGACCCGGATCGAGGTCGCCCTCACCGAACTGCCCGAGGCCTTCATGCTCGTACTGGTCTTTTTCCCCGACATGAGCAGCGCGCTCGATTTCGTCATCCGTGCACGGGAGGATCCGGCCTGCGATCCGCGGAGCCTTGAGTTTCTGGACGAAGGCTGCCTGGAGATCATCCGGGGCAGGGCCGAGGGCCTCGACATCCCGACATCCGCCCGTGTAATCGTCTACTTCGAACAGGAATACGGGGCGGAGGATGGCTACGAGGCCCTGCTCGACGCCTGGTCCCGTCTGATCGAACAGCACACGCCGCTGGCCGGTGACACCCGGATCGCCTTGACGGATCAGCAGAAGGACCACATCATGGCATTGCGGCATTTCGTGCCGGAGAGCATGAATGCGCTGAGCATCCAGGCGGTCCGGACGGGCGGCTGCAAGATTTCGACGGATTGGGCCGTTCCGTATCGGCGTCTGCCGGAGCTGTTCGCTTTTTTCGAAGAGGTCCGTGCCCGCCTCGGATCGATGCCGGTGGTGCGCTTTGCACACATCGGCGAAGGGCATCCGCACTTCAATTTCATCGCCCGCGATCCGGAGGAGAAGCGAAGGGCCGAGGAGGTGGACCTGCTGATGGCGCGCAGGGCGGTCGCTTTGGGCGGGACCATCACCGGGGAGCATGGAGTCGGAAAAATGAAACGGGAACACCTCGCGCTCCAGTATCCTCCCGCCGTCATCACCGCCATGAAGGCGATCAAGCGCAGCTTCGACCCGAAGGGGATCCTCGCGCCGGGAAACATCTTCCCGGCCGATGAAGGGCCCTGA
- a CDS encoding putative Cytidylate kinase-like family (Evidence 3 : Putative function from multiple computational evidences) — MCGGDLQVASRADVQIDAEIGQKDHFRTETHEEGEAMAVVTISRQFGAGGRTLAERVAKELGYRYVHEDMIKEIAIKAQVSHDQIKSFEKRGTDKLMKFLDKIVSTSYVERLCADNYGYVDEKSYVDAVKDTILGFYEKGEVVLVGRGGQFILEKHAGAVHILLVGDVPSRIHFLVTQYGLKQEDAEKAMRRADDIRNRFLNFYAEPERHNDPLSYDLTINTGRVSMDAAVDLIVGLARKKV; from the coding sequence TTGTGCGGAGGCGACCTGCAGGTCGCCTCACGGGCAGATGTGCAGATTGACGCGGAGATTGGCCAAAAAGACCATTTCCGGACGGAAACCCATGAGGAGGGAGAGGCTATGGCGGTTGTGACGATTTCGCGGCAGTTCGGAGCAGGCGGAAGAACCCTGGCGGAGCGGGTGGCCAAGGAGTTGGGATATCGGTATGTTCACGAAGATATGATCAAGGAGATCGCGATCAAGGCGCAGGTGTCGCACGACCAGATCAAGTCCTTCGAGAAGCGTGGCACAGACAAACTGATGAAGTTTTTGGACAAGATCGTTTCGACCAGCTATGTCGAAAGGCTCTGCGCCGACAACTACGGCTATGTCGACGAGAAGAGCTATGTCGACGCGGTCAAAGACACCATCCTCGGTTTTTATGAGAAGGGTGAGGTGGTGCTGGTCGGAAGAGGCGGCCAGTTCATCCTGGAGAAGCACGCAGGAGCGGTGCATATTCTCCTGGTCGGGGACGTGCCTTCACGCATCCACTTTCTGGTCACCCAGTATGGCCTCAAGCAGGAAGATGCCGAAAAGGCCATGCGCAGGGCTGACGACATCAGAAACCGCTTCCTCAATTTCTACGCGGAGCCGGAACGGCACAATGATCCGCTCTCGTATGACCTGACCATCAACACGGGCCGGGTGTCTATGGATGCAGCCGTGGATCTGATCGTCGGTCTGGCGCGAAAAAAGGTCTGA
- the fabF gene encoding 3-oxoacyl-(acyl-carrier-protein) synthase 2, giving the protein MGFKRVVITGLGPITPVGIGKEAFWKALVSGKSGARRIVFEDCEMDQYNSQIACPVPSFDLGDFIPRTKSFRYLGRTSEFALAGARLALEDAGFTLLPREGEKGEFDFTLKGVEAHRIGAILGVGAQNMDLCERWHKSFLKYHGPKRISPFGLPHVQICSVPVTVTMKYGIHGIASTVSTACASSNHAMIASYKQILLGEETVMVTGGVDACITPFVFGGFAAMNAMSRRNDEPEKASRPFDKDRDGFVMGEGAGIVILEERSHALERGARIYCEMSGYGATSDAYHIAAPEPTARMQAKAMEDALKRAGRRPEEIDYINAHGTSTLLNDPAETRAIKEALGKHAYRIPINSTKSITGHMIGAAGGVEAIATALTIERGWIHPTINLEHPDPECDLNYTPLVAVQGTVTRSLNNSFGFGGQNASIVLERFEP; this is encoded by the coding sequence ATGGGTTTCAAGAGAGTCGTCATCACCGGGCTTGGGCCTATCACGCCGGTCGGCATCGGCAAGGAGGCCTTCTGGAAGGCGTTGGTCTCCGGAAAGTCGGGGGCCCGCCGGATCGTCTTCGAAGACTGTGAGATGGACCAGTACAACTCACAGATCGCCTGCCCTGTCCCGTCCTTCGATCTGGGGGATTTCATTCCACGCACCAAGAGCTTCCGCTATCTGGGGCGCACCTCCGAATTCGCCTTGGCCGGGGCGCGGCTGGCGCTCGAGGACGCGGGTTTCACCCTCCTGCCCCGGGAGGGAGAGAAGGGCGAGTTCGATTTTACGCTGAAAGGCGTCGAAGCGCATCGGATCGGCGCCATCCTCGGGGTCGGGGCGCAGAATATGGACCTGTGCGAGCGGTGGCACAAGAGCTTTCTGAAATACCATGGCCCCAAAAGAATTTCTCCTTTCGGCCTTCCCCATGTGCAGATCTGCTCCGTGCCGGTGACGGTTACGATGAAATACGGGATCCACGGCATCGCTTCGACGGTCTCGACGGCCTGCGCCTCTTCGAACCACGCCATGATCGCCTCCTACAAGCAGATCCTGCTTGGGGAGGAGACCGTGATGGTGACGGGAGGGGTGGATGCCTGCATCACGCCCTTCGTTTTCGGAGGATTTGCAGCCATGAACGCCATGAGCCGCCGGAACGACGAGCCTGAGAAGGCCTCCAGACCTTTTGACAAAGATCGCGACGGGTTTGTCATGGGAGAGGGGGCCGGGATCGTCATCCTGGAGGAGCGAAGCCATGCGCTCGAGCGCGGTGCCCGCATCTACTGCGAGATGTCGGGATACGGGGCGACCTCGGATGCCTATCACATCGCGGCGCCGGAACCGACCGCCCGCATGCAGGCCAAAGCGATGGAAGATGCATTGAAAAGGGCTGGACGCAGGCCGGAGGAGATCGATTACATCAACGCCCACGGGACGTCCACTCTCCTGAACGATCCCGCGGAGACCCGTGCGATCAAAGAGGCCCTCGGAAAACATGCCTACCGAATCCCCATCAATTCCACCAAGTCGATCACGGGCCACATGATCGGCGCCGCCGGGGGGGTTGAAGCCATCGCGACTGCGCTGACGATCGAGCGGGGGTGGATCCATCCCACCATCAACCTGGAACATCCGGATCCGGAGTGCGATCTAAACTACACGCCGCTGGTGGCGGTCCAAGGCACCGTCACCCGATCCCTCAACAACAGCTTCGGTTTCGGCGGGCAGAACGCGTCGATCGTCCTGGAGCGTTTCGAACCCTGA